One part of the Luteibacter yeojuensis genome encodes these proteins:
- the msrA gene encoding peptide-methionine (S)-S-oxide reductase MsrA yields MSTSRAILAGGCFWGMQDLIRKQPGVITTRVGYTGGDVPNATYRNHGTHAEAIEIEFDPAKLSYRKVLEFFFQIHDPTTLNRQGNDVGTSYRSAIFYLDAEQKAVAEDTLADVNASGLWPGKAVTEISPAGPFWEAEPEHQDYLEKYPNGYTCHFIRPDWVLPRRAA; encoded by the coding sequence ATGAGCACGTCCCGCGCCATCCTCGCCGGCGGTTGTTTCTGGGGCATGCAGGACCTGATCCGCAAGCAGCCGGGCGTGATAACCACCCGCGTGGGTTATACGGGCGGCGACGTCCCGAACGCGACCTACCGCAATCACGGCACCCATGCCGAGGCCATCGAGATCGAGTTCGATCCGGCGAAGCTCAGCTACCGAAAGGTGCTCGAGTTCTTCTTCCAGATCCACGATCCGACCACGCTGAACCGGCAGGGCAACGACGTGGGTACCAGTTACCGTTCGGCCATCTTCTACCTCGACGCCGAGCAGAAGGCCGTGGCCGAGGACACGTTGGCCGACGTGAACGCGTCGGGCCTCTGGCCGGGCAAGGCGGTGACCGAGATCTCCCCTGCGGGCCCGTTCTGGGAGGCGGAGCCGGAGCACCAGGATTACCTGGAAAAGTACCCCAACGGTTACACCTGCCACTTCATCCGCCCCGACTGGGTGTTGCCGCGCAGGGCCGCCTGA
- the msrB gene encoding peptide-methionine (R)-S-oxide reductase MsrB, translating to MSDYRKTPEALAKLTPEQFRVTQESGTERPFHNAFHNSHEPGIYVDIVSGEPLFSSLDKFDSGCGWPSFTTPLETSHVQEKHDGSHGMIRTEVRSTHGDSHLGHVFPDGPRDRGGLRYCINSASLRFIPVADLEKEGYGQYASLFADAKGGAA from the coding sequence ATGTCCGACTACCGCAAGACACCCGAAGCCCTCGCCAAGCTCACCCCGGAGCAGTTCCGGGTGACCCAGGAGAGCGGGACCGAGCGACCGTTCCACAACGCGTTCCACAACAGCCACGAACCCGGCATCTACGTCGACATCGTGTCCGGCGAACCGCTGTTCTCCTCGCTGGACAAGTTCGACAGCGGCTGCGGCTGGCCGAGCTTCACGACGCCGCTGGAAACCTCGCACGTGCAGGAAAAGCACGACGGTAGCCACGGGATGATCCGCACCGAGGTCCGCTCGACCCATGGCGACAGCCACCTCGGGCATGTCTTCCCGGACGGACCGCGCGATCGCGGCGGCCTGCGCTATTGCATCAACTCGGCATCCCTGCGCTTCATTCCCGTCGCCGACCTGGAAAAGGAAGGCTACGGCCAGTATGCGAGCCTGTTCGCCGACGCGAAGGGAGGTGCGGCATGA
- the zwf gene encoding glucose-6-phosphate dehydrogenase, with protein MHTMNASAIPLEPVDSFDYVIFGATGDLTMRKLLPALYRRFAEGQVPADARIVGTARSPLDDEAYRERARVALRQHLRPDEIIDATLNRFLRLVHYVSLNGADSAGNWDGLKALLASNASDERIRVFYLATSPDLYGDIARNVAEKGLRSDRSRIVLEKPIGTDLETARKVNDGVGKHFPENSIYRIDHYLGKEAVQNIIALRFANPMLERMWDRESIEYVQITAAETVGLEGRGGYYDGSGALRDMIQNHLLQVLTVVAMERPSSLDADALRDEKVRVLKSLKPLDPRNLGENVARGQYVQGNTGGKPVPAYREELPGEAPSNTETFVALKAEIDNARWRGVPFYLRSGKRMPEKLTEVVVQFRAGEPGLFGEARPGSRLVIRVQPNESVTLPLFVKHPGNGFGLDEVDALSPLGQPERIRYRDSYEGLMLDAVKGSPALFVRKDETEAAWEWVTPILEGWRNAADGPDAYEAGTWGPESARELLRRSGHRWVEDVAAWA; from the coding sequence ATGCACACCATGAACGCTTCCGCCATTCCCCTCGAACCCGTCGATTCTTTCGACTACGTCATCTTCGGCGCCACCGGCGACCTCACCATGCGCAAGCTCCTCCCGGCACTGTACCGCCGCTTCGCGGAAGGGCAGGTGCCCGCCGACGCGCGAATCGTCGGCACGGCGCGCTCGCCGCTGGACGACGAGGCGTACCGCGAGCGCGCACGGGTGGCCTTGCGCCAGCATCTCCGCCCCGACGAGATCATCGATGCCACGCTGAACCGCTTCCTGCGCCTCGTTCACTATGTGAGCCTCAACGGTGCCGATTCGGCGGGGAACTGGGATGGCCTGAAGGCGCTGCTGGCATCCAACGCGAGCGACGAACGGATCCGGGTCTTCTACCTGGCGACGTCGCCCGACCTCTACGGGGACATCGCCCGCAACGTGGCGGAGAAGGGATTGCGCTCCGACCGTTCGCGCATCGTCCTGGAAAAGCCGATCGGGACCGACCTGGAGACGGCGCGCAAGGTCAATGACGGGGTAGGGAAGCACTTCCCGGAAAACAGCATCTACCGTATCGACCATTACCTGGGCAAAGAGGCCGTGCAGAACATCATCGCGCTGCGCTTCGCCAACCCCATGCTCGAGCGGATGTGGGACCGCGAGTCGATCGAGTACGTGCAGATCACCGCTGCCGAGACGGTCGGTCTCGAGGGCCGCGGCGGTTACTACGACGGGTCCGGCGCGTTGCGCGACATGATCCAGAACCACCTGTTGCAGGTGCTGACGGTAGTCGCGATGGAACGTCCGTCGTCGCTCGATGCCGACGCCCTGCGCGACGAAAAGGTGCGCGTGCTGAAGTCGCTCAAGCCGCTCGACCCGCGCAACCTGGGCGAGAACGTCGCCCGCGGGCAGTATGTCCAGGGCAACACGGGCGGCAAGCCGGTCCCGGCCTATCGCGAGGAACTGCCGGGCGAGGCGCCCAGCAACACGGAGACCTTCGTCGCGCTGAAGGCCGAGATCGACAATGCCCGCTGGCGGGGCGTGCCGTTCTACCTCCGCTCCGGCAAGCGGATGCCGGAGAAGCTCACCGAGGTCGTCGTGCAGTTCCGCGCGGGCGAGCCGGGCCTGTTCGGGGAGGCCCGGCCGGGTAGCCGGCTGGTGATTCGCGTGCAGCCGAACGAGAGCGTGACCTTGCCGCTGTTCGTGAAGCATCCGGGCAACGGGTTCGGCCTGGACGAGGTGGATGCGCTGTCGCCGTTGGGACAGCCGGAGCGGATCCGCTACCGGGACTCGTACGAAGGCCTGATGCTGGATGCCGTGAAGGGCAGCCCTGCGCTCTTCGTCCGCAAGGACGAAACCGAAGCGGCATGGGAATGGGTGACGCCGATCCTCGAGGGCTGGCGGAACGCCGCGGACGGCCCCGACGCGTACGAAGCCGGCACCTGGGGCCCCGAATCCGCGCGCGAGCTGCTGCGCCGTTCCGGGCATCGCTGGGTGGAGGACGTCGCGGCCTGGGCCTGA
- a CDS encoding glucose 1-dehydrogenase: MSKLKNKVAIVTGASKGIGAGVAKSLAAEGAAVVVNYASSKAGADKVVAEIQAAGGKAVAVGGDVTKQADAENLVARAIEQFGRLDILVNNSGVYEFASIETTTEAQYRRMFDVNVLGTILMSQAASKHLGQGGSIVNIGSAVTRITPAESAVYTGTKGAVDAITGVLARELGPRGIRVNAVNPGMVITEGVQAAGFAGSDFETWAASQTPLGRVGQVDDIAPIVTFLATDDARWVTGELMLASGGMR; encoded by the coding sequence ATGAGCAAGCTCAAGAACAAGGTCGCCATCGTCACGGGCGCTTCCAAGGGCATCGGCGCGGGCGTGGCGAAGTCGCTCGCCGCCGAGGGCGCCGCGGTCGTGGTCAATTACGCGTCGAGCAAGGCCGGTGCCGATAAGGTGGTGGCCGAGATCCAGGCCGCGGGCGGCAAGGCCGTGGCCGTCGGCGGCGACGTCACGAAGCAGGCCGACGCGGAGAACCTCGTGGCCAGGGCCATCGAGCAGTTCGGCCGCCTCGACATCCTGGTGAACAACTCGGGCGTCTACGAGTTCGCCTCCATCGAGACCACCACCGAGGCCCAATACCGCCGCATGTTCGACGTCAACGTGCTCGGGACCATCCTGATGAGCCAGGCCGCGTCGAAGCACCTCGGCCAGGGCGGCAGCATCGTCAACATCGGCTCCGCGGTCACCCGCATCACGCCAGCGGAGAGCGCGGTGTATACCGGCACGAAGGGAGCGGTGGACGCGATCACCGGCGTCCTTGCGCGCGAACTCGGGCCACGCGGCATCCGCGTCAACGCCGTGAACCCCGGCATGGTGATCACCGAAGGCGTGCAGGCGGCGGGTTTCGCGGGTTCCGATTTCGAGACCTGGGCGGCAAGCCAGACGCCGCTCGGCCGCGTGGGACAGGTCGACGACATCGCGCCGATCGTCACCTTCCTTGCGACCGACGACGCGCGATGGGTCACGGGCGAACTGATGCTCGCCTCCGGCGGGATGCGCTGA
- the yjjX gene encoding inosine/xanthosine triphosphatase: protein MPNDTSPIRVLVGSRNPVKIGAVRNALAPLFPGRLVECEGMHAPSGVPDQPMTAAETREGAVNRMNFCRQNGDADFYVALEGGVDVTEDGPGTFGYVAIANGDDVSIGCSAWLPLPPAVYESLLDGEELGHVMDRLFGTVNIKQQGGAIGLVTNGHATRESAYTQAMVLAMAPFLHPELYGLRNEA, encoded by the coding sequence GTGCCCAACGATACGTCGCCCATCCGGGTCCTCGTCGGTTCCCGCAACCCGGTCAAGATCGGCGCGGTGCGCAACGCGTTGGCACCGCTCTTTCCCGGCCGCCTGGTGGAATGCGAGGGCATGCACGCACCCTCGGGCGTGCCTGACCAGCCCATGACGGCGGCCGAAACGCGCGAGGGCGCCGTCAACCGCATGAATTTCTGCCGCCAGAACGGCGACGCCGATTTCTACGTGGCGCTGGAAGGCGGCGTCGACGTGACCGAGGACGGCCCGGGCACCTTCGGTTACGTCGCCATCGCGAACGGCGACGATGTGTCCATCGGTTGCAGCGCGTGGCTGCCGCTGCCACCGGCGGTCTACGAATCGCTCCTCGACGGCGAGGAACTCGGTCACGTCATGGACCGCCTGTTCGGCACCGTGAACATCAAGCAGCAGGGCGGCGCCATCGGCCTCGTCACCAACGGCCACGCCACGCGCGAAAGCGCGTATACGCAGGCGATGGTGCTGGCGATGGCGCCGTTCCTTCATCCGGAGCTGTACGGCCTCCGGAACGAAGCCTGA
- the pgm gene encoding phosphoglucomutase (alpha-D-glucose-1,6-bisphosphate-dependent): protein MSAKISPLAGKPATESQPVDVPALLAAYHDLKPDPAIAEQRVAFGTSGHRGSSFDRSFNEWHVFAVVQAICDYRTHVGVDGPVFVGIDTHALSAPAFESTLEVLAANGVETQVSTGGEFTPTPAVSHAILVHNRGRDRGLADGIVITPSHNPPESGGIKYNPPHGGPADTDATGWIAARANALIEGGLREVKRMPFAQARKASTTHDYDFLQRYVGDLGDVLDLDTVRASGVRMGVDPLGGAGVHYWRAIGERYGIDLTVVSEAVDPTFSFMSLDWDGRVRMDPSSAYAMQRLIGLKDRFDVAFACDTDHDRHGVVAPSVGLMPANHYLATAAWYLFQNRPGWRADAAVGKTAVSTALLDRVAAHLGRPLREVPVGFKYFVSGLYDGSLGFGCEESAGASFLAKDASAWSTDKDGIVAALLAGEITARLGKDPGEVYAGITERLGNPANARIDAPANQAQKAKLSKLAPDQVTSSTLAGDAIVDVTNKAGGQPIGGIKVISANGWFAARPSGTEDIYKVYGESFRGEAHLRTILEEAQAMVDRALAG from the coding sequence GTGAGTGCCAAGATCAGTCCGCTTGCGGGAAAGCCCGCCACGGAGAGCCAGCCCGTCGACGTGCCGGCCCTGCTGGCCGCCTACCATGACCTCAAGCCCGATCCCGCGATAGCGGAGCAGCGGGTCGCCTTCGGCACGTCGGGACATCGCGGGTCGTCGTTCGACCGCTCGTTCAACGAGTGGCATGTGTTTGCCGTCGTGCAGGCGATCTGCGACTACCGTACGCACGTCGGCGTCGATGGCCCCGTGTTCGTGGGCATCGACACCCATGCGCTCTCGGCGCCCGCCTTCGAGAGCACGCTCGAGGTGCTCGCCGCGAACGGCGTGGAGACCCAGGTATCGACAGGCGGAGAGTTCACGCCCACGCCGGCGGTGTCGCACGCGATCCTCGTCCACAACCGCGGCCGCGATCGCGGCCTGGCGGACGGCATCGTCATCACGCCTTCACACAATCCGCCGGAAAGCGGCGGCATCAAGTACAACCCGCCGCACGGCGGACCCGCCGACACCGACGCCACGGGCTGGATCGCCGCACGGGCCAATGCGCTCATCGAAGGCGGCCTGCGCGAGGTGAAGCGCATGCCCTTCGCCCAGGCACGCAAGGCCTCGACCACGCACGACTACGATTTCCTGCAGCGCTATGTGGGCGACCTCGGCGACGTGCTCGACCTGGACACCGTCCGTGCGAGCGGCGTGCGCATGGGCGTCGATCCGCTCGGCGGTGCCGGCGTGCATTACTGGCGCGCGATCGGGGAGCGCTACGGCATCGATCTCACCGTGGTCAGCGAAGCGGTCGATCCGACGTTCTCGTTCATGTCGCTGGACTGGGACGGCCGCGTGCGCATGGATCCCTCCTCGGCGTATGCCATGCAGCGCCTCATCGGGCTGAAGGACCGTTTCGACGTCGCGTTCGCCTGCGACACCGACCATGACCGTCATGGCGTGGTGGCTCCCAGCGTCGGCCTGATGCCCGCGAACCATTACCTCGCCACGGCGGCCTGGTACCTGTTCCAGAACCGGCCCGGCTGGCGTGCCGACGCCGCGGTGGGCAAGACCGCTGTGAGCACGGCGCTCCTCGACCGCGTCGCCGCGCACCTCGGTCGTCCGTTGCGCGAGGTACCCGTGGGGTTCAAGTATTTCGTATCCGGTCTTTACGATGGCAGCCTCGGTTTCGGTTGCGAGGAGAGCGCGGGCGCCTCGTTCCTGGCGAAGGACGCCTCGGCCTGGTCCACCGACAAGGACGGCATCGTCGCCGCGCTGCTTGCCGGCGAGATCACCGCGCGCCTCGGCAAGGATCCGGGCGAGGTCTACGCGGGCATCACGGAACGCCTCGGCAATCCCGCCAACGCGCGTATCGACGCGCCGGCGAACCAGGCCCAGAAGGCGAAGCTCTCGAAGTTGGCGCCCGATCAGGTCACTTCGTCCACGCTGGCAGGCGACGCCATCGTCGACGTCACGAACAAGGCGGGCGGGCAGCCGATCGGCGGCATCAAGGTGATTTCGGCCAACGGCTGGTTCGCCGCACGGCCTTCCGGCACGGAGGATATCTACAAGGTGTATGGGGAAAGCTTCCGCGGCGAGGCGCACCTGCGGACGATCCTCGAAGAGGCGCAGGCGATGGTCGATCGGGCGCTCGCCGGGTGA